From Cheilinus undulatus linkage group 17, ASM1832078v1, whole genome shotgun sequence, one genomic window encodes:
- the cplx4a gene encoding complexin-4a produces MAFLLKSMIGNPLSGMGLGGGGDKEEEATPSDPAKAAGMTREEYEEYQKQLVEEKMERDADFLHKKAERATLRVCLREKYRLPKSEQDENMIEMAGDDVDVPEELLKMVDEDATEEEGKDSLMGQIQNLQNMDMDQLKEKASATVTELKSKAEEKCSVM; encoded by the exons ATGGCTTTCTTGCTCAAGAGCATGATCGGGAACCCCCTGTCAGGAATGGGTCTTGGTGGTGGAGGTGACAAAGAAGAGGAGGCCACCCCCTCAGATCCAGCCAAAGCAGCAGGGATGACACGCGAGGAGTATGAAGAGTACCAAAAACAGTTGGTGGAGGAGAA gatggagagagatgcagaTTTCTTACACAAGAAGGCCGAGAGGGCGACACTCAGGGTGTGCCTCAGAGAAAAATACAGGCTGCCAAAG AGCGAGCAGGACGAGAACATGATCGAGATGGCCGGGGACGACGTGGACGTGCCCGAGGAGCTGCTCAAGATGGTGGATGAGGACGCCACGGAGGAGGAGGGCAAGGACTCCCTCATGGGCCAGATACAGAACTTGCAGAACATGGACATGGACCAGCTGAAGGAGAAGGCCTCGGCCACCGTCACCGAGCTGAAGAGCAAAGCAGAGGAGAAGTGCTCTGTGATGTGA